The segment CAATTTTGTACAGACCCTTCTGGGTATTCGGTGCCAATCACCAACACTCTTCTGCCGAGCTTCACCTGATGGAACGACCGATATCTTGGACTATAGCATCAGGTCACCAATGCTCACCCTTCTCAATTTCTGGTGGAAAAAAATCAACGGTTTATCTGTGCTCCTAGGGAAATTGATCTCATTCTTTGTATCCAAGTTCAATCCTATTATTTTGTACTTCtttgggaaacttgtgttttgatggggtcatttgataaatatatgatttttgaaacccaattttatgaaatatgataaccagattttaatatggaaaataatattGTCTTCATGCACTCTGAGCTAGCCCCCTTTTTTGTGCCAAGATTGCCCTTCCGATCTCCATcaccgataaaaaaaaaaggttatagtGGTGTGGCGGCGATGGACTGATGTGGAGTTGCAGTGGTCTTGGCACCTTCGGATTTTTCTTCCACAACAGCATCCAAATCTCCATGTCAACATTGATCAAAATTTGAAGAGGTTTCTTAGctcatcttttttatttccccTCTtccttcatcatcttcttcgtTTTCTAGGTTTTTCTACTGAAAAAAAGAGAGTTGAAGCAGAGTCGTCGCACGAGGTGAGCGTCGGCCCCTGTCGCCATTAATCACCACTAGCTTCCCCTTAATCACGACCAGAACCCACCATCACCGTTGCAGCTTCTTCGCATCTCTAGTTCCGGTGACTTCCAACTCTAAAATCATCTCCATCTTCACCACACCAAATTCCAATCCTTCAATACCTATTCGCCGCTGATCCACCTCCATCTTAACAATAGTTGTAGCagttgaaggaaaagaaaaattcgGAGGTGCCAAGGTCATTGCCGCCATAGCTCAGTCCATCTTTGCCGCCACCATTGAAGCTAAACCCATCTCCAAACATGGAAGCTTGGATGCTGTTGTGGAAGAAAAATCCAAAGGTGCCAAGGTCCCCGCAGCTCCACATCAGTCCATCGCTGCTGCACCACtataacctatttttttatcGGTGATGGAAACCGGAAGGGCAATTTTGGCACAAAAAATGATGCCGGCTCAAAGTGATTGAAGGCaatattattttccatattaaaatctgattctcatttttcataaaattgggtttcaaaaaccatatatttatcaaatgaccccatcaaaacacaagtttccctacTTCTTTTACTCAGCAACACGGATTTCCAAAAACCCATTCAAATGCTACTAAGAttgtgtttggtagtgattctagaaaaagtttctataaaacatttttagttcttataacacttgaatgataaaatattttaagtgttaaaaaaggaAGTTAGAAGTACTTCCTAAAATCGCTATCAAACGGGTTTGAAGATAGATCACTTAAATGATggttattaaaagaaatttgtaaGATGGTATATTGAATCTCATCAAGGTTtaatctattattattaaaatttaattgatttttaaatgagataatcaaaatatgattcaaTAATTGGCACCAAGCCAAGAATCATGAATTCAAATAgatgattgaaaaaaatgaagaataaatgaagaagattaaaaaaatgataaataataaataaaaaaacatctaaTTTACATGGAGAAAGAATTTAAAGTAAAGAGTTATTTTTAACCTAATAGAgatttttttccaaaagtttttcattttgtttggaAAGTGTGCtcgaaaataattctaaaaattgttattaaatattttgtaaaacaaaattcctttttggaatttgaaatatttttaatctttttttttcttcatatttttaattttttaaatgatattttatttgtaattattcttcataattatataattattttaaaaataattttcaaataagtaaaaataactataaaagtgttttctaaaaatattatattttatacttttaagaatatgaaaaaaaaattaagtatttggaactattttttagaatattttttattttttagaacaaaaaatataaaaaacacttttgataattaaaaattattttttattttatattattaaaaataaaatgtaagattttttttaaaaatattttgttttcacttattttttaagagttattttaacaaataattatataattaaaaataaaacattaaatataaaatttatttttaaaacatatttaaaaatatttaaaagagatttaaaacattttgaaagtttaaacaattttataaaaattagaaaataatttttaaaaattatttttaaaagttatattttaaaatagttaccaaataaatcctaatttttttaaaaataggtatGACACGTAATCTTATTTTGGTGCTGGGAGAGAATggcatattttatttatttattggttttGTGGTCGATATCTCTCAACGGCACGAGGGATGCATGCAGTTGGAAAAAGTCAAAAAGTGCAGTGAAGGATGCATACATCTGAATTTGGAAGAGGCATGCGTCATCATTTCTATATATGTACATGTAATTTACTACATTACCCTCTAAGGTTTCTTATATTTACAAGGGATGCAGGAGCGAATTAGGAGAGCCACGTCATCATACACGTATTTGATATcggtaataattaaaaatttcgTAATCACTTGCGTGATTCGAGCgatctaattttttaataattgatataATTCAAGTAAAAAACACGTGGATGCTTACGTGGCTAAGAATCAGGGTAAAATATACtatattggttttaaaaaaataaacaagcaTAGGGACATCGGATCCAAGCACAGTATGGAAAGGCAAAGGGTTCCagtcaaaatcaaatttgactAAGAGAGGTCACGGATTTTCCGCCATGGGAAGAAGGATTCCGGGGAAAATTCCAAACAGTGGGGTAAGTGGAGCTTTCGCGACTGAAGGACAACACCAAAACCGGCTTAAAAAAATTGGGGcatcttctttgttttttagtGGAGGAGTTGATCTGGGGACCACAGTACCCTATATATACCTCCCATGCACCATAACCCGcccttctcttctttctcatactcactctctctctctctctctctgctctGTACTATTCCACGAATCTAAACCCTAGAATTTAACAAATGCCGGTCAAGCGTTCGCGGGTCGGTCGCTCTTCGAGCTTTGGAGACGCTGGTTTCCTCAGCCAGGTTCCTACGCCGGAGCACCGGTGGGACAAGCGCAGCGCTACGCCGAGCAATTCGGCTAAGATTTTGAAGCCTTCGGATGTGGCGGGGGACCAGCAGGCTCGGCCGACGATTCTGACGGTGGCGTCTCCGGAGATGGACAGGGGGAGGGTTGATGTGAGTTCTGAGAAGCCGATTGGGGCGTTTCTTGAGAAGTGTTACTACTGCAATAGTAAGATCCGTGAGAATGTTGAAGTTTTTATGTATGggtaaggtttttttttttgtctctgtTTTTTGTCTATTTGGTTGCCCAGAAATTGGAGGGGGAAAACATGGGAAGAAAATGTTTAGATCCTAATGACAACTTACTCTTTTAGGACTAGTTTGAGTGGAAACTTCTGCTTGAAGAAACTTTCAAGATTTAGAAtttggatttctttttttttttttttccttttactgctttttctcagaaaccaaataGAACCTCAGAAACCGCTTTGTTGcctgtttgttcttttttcttgagCTTTTAACCATGTGAAGTGCCTAATgggtttttcaattttggtgTCAATGATTCTTGGTCCTTATAAAGGCTTTGACCGTCTAGCTTttgtatgttttcttttttggttttttgttttactatgtTTGGTTGCTCAGAAACTGGAGTAAAAGTAGGAAAATGTGGCAAATACTATTGCTAGGCACAGCTAAGTGATTGTCTTTTGGtctgaaaataatgaaaattcatagattcaaaattttaatttttttgttcccTACTATGATGCCTACACCTACGCCGACTTTTTGCTTTGAAACCAACATCATATCTCGAATTTTTTTGGCAGCTAATTAGCGTCGAATGCAAAAGTTTCTTATATGAACACTAAagactttattattattattattgttgttgttgttattaatTTTATGGCTTTGTTTTGGAAACAACAGATCTAATCTTATCAGAAATCAgaggaaatagaagaaaatatgggtctgtttgaatttttaaaaaaactgttCTTTGTTCTAAGGAGCAGAAAACTGTTTCCAAGAACAATCTCAAAACATGTTCTAAATTTTGAATAACATGTTTTTGGTCATCGAGGTTTCAAGAAAATGGAAAGATCAAAAGTCAATTGGGTTAATCGGCTCTGCATGAATGAGGCTTTTAATTTGTTcaatcaaatgaaattgaaaatctaaattccacatttgtattttccttcttttacaCAGAATTGAGCTTTCAGATTTGAGAGTGGATTtatgttaaagaaaatatgtCTTTTAGGGCATTGAATATATCATTAGTTAAGTaacatttattttgatttgaacaTTTTATTGATGGCTTATTACCAAAAATACCAAATCACAACTTTTGGGGGAAAATGAGGGGAAAGCATGGAGAACCATTCCTTTATGTCTTTTTTGGACTATTTGGTAGGAATGTAATCACAACTTTTGAAGGAGGGGAATGTTTGGTTCAATTACTTAATGCCTCTCTTATTTCTACCATGATCCTATGGTGCCTCGAGTTCATAGATACTGGCCCCTTGTCTCTGTTTGACTTCGTAGATTGGTCAGGGACTCCTCTATTGCATTTTTATGTAACTATGGTCCATGGATATTACCTTCCAATCCTAGAATGCTTTTTCAATGGTCACATGATGAAGCTCAATCATTTGCAAGTGTCCTACAAGTTGAGCCATTTTGCAATTGCCTATACAGAAATGAGTGTAACACATTTTCCCCTTTATAAGAAAAAGAGTAATCTTGTAGAACTCATTATATGAGAACCTTAAAGTGGGATACACTGGTATGGAGTTCTAGTCAAAATCATATGTAAATGGGAGTTCATGTATTTTCCGCCATTAAAAGAAAGATTCTAAGAAAATTCTAGATAGAGGGGTTAATAGAGCTTTCTTAACTATAGGAAAACCCAAAAGCTCACCATAAAGCATTagcattttctttgtttgttagTTGAGTAGCTGATCTGGGGACCACCATATCCTATATAATATGCTTCATTGCACCTTACCCCTTCCTCCCTTCTCTCTTATTCTATCTCTGCTCTATACGACTCTACCTTTATCCCACAAATCTAAACCCTAATATTTCTCAAATGCTAGACAAGCAGTTTCAAGTCGGATGGTCCTCAAACTTCAATGATGCTAATTTTCTCAACTAGGTTTCTATGGGGTCACCGGAGCATCGGTGGGAAAAACAAACTGCTATGTCTGCAATGGTTGCTTCTACCAAAGGTGTGAGCGATTCAGCTTAGATTTTGAAATGTTCAAAGTTGATGGGGGACCGCCGGTCTTGACCAAAGATCTTGATGGTGTCATCTTTGGAGATGGACAAGGGGAAGCTTGATGTGAGTTTTGAGGGATTGATTGTGGGGTTTCTTCATAAGTCTTACCTCTATAAGAAGAGGATTCATGAGAATACAGACGTTTTTAGGTATGgataggttttttcttttttttggttacTTTTGTTGTCTATTTGTTTGTCAAgacaatgaaggaaaagaaaagaaacggGAAGAAAATGTTTAGATCGTGGACTAGTTTGAGTGgaatttcttgttttcttgaATACTATGTGAAAAGAATTTTGAGATTAAGTAATTTGACttccttctttccttctactcCATGTTCTCAGGAACCATATCActattcttttctctttgttgtttgtttcttctttttattgaCCTTTAACCTTGTGAATGCCTAATGGTTTTTTCAAGATTAGTGTCAAAGAGTCTTGGTCCTTATATAGGCTTTGATATCTGCAtttgtttgtcttttttctATTGTGCtctatttggttgctgagaactTGGAGTAAATGAAGGAAAATCTAGCAAATGCTATAGCTAGGCACAACTAAGTGATTGTCTTTGGCTTGTCAATAAGGAAAATTTGTAAAAGCAAATTTTACATTCTTTTCGTGTCCTACAACTTCTCATTTCCATGATGCCTACATCCACACTCCCTTCCTCCTTTTGCTTTTGAAACTGTCATCAGATCTAGGTTTTCTTTGGGAGCTAATtagcatttaaaaattaatacaaaagtTTCCTATATGGACACTAGAGGCTTGATAATCTCTCTCTTTTTGTCTTTGAACTTTTTGGCTCTGATTTGAAAACTACATATCTAATCTActgttcctttttattattttccatatagcttttatttacttttctttgttcaattttcctttcctttgctcaattttcctttcctttgccCTCTCTCTAGTTAATGAAAAACTAgtgaaaatagaagaaaatgagtAGCATGTTATTTTGTTATTTAGGTTCTCAAAAAATGGAAAGACCGCTCAATTGAGTCAATCAGTTGTGCTTGATTGAGGCCTTTTGtttattcaaatgaaaaaaaaaaatttgaaaatctaagGTTCACAGGtttatttccttcttttatcTTGTTTTTTGGGAAGATTGTgcttttgggttggagaatggCTTTGTGCTAAAAGAAAAGATGCCTTTTTAAGgcatttaagataaaatttgatgatttatattTATGGGATGGCATTTATTTTGATCTAAACTTCTTATTGATTACCTTGTTACAAAAAATACTAAATCACGGGAACATTTTGGTAAAATGAGGggaaagcttagagaaatgcTCCTTTTTACGTCTTTTTTGGACTATTTGGTAGGGACACAATCACACAACTTTGAAGGGGTGAAGTGTTTGGTTCAATCACTTGAAGGCTGGTTCCATGAGTTGGTAGATGTTCATCCCTTTATCTTGTTTGAATTCATAGACTGGCTGGggaatttttgtgttttggggcCTTGTGGATTTATGTGATTATGACATAACCATGGACCATGGATATTACCTCCTACATAGAATACCTTTTTATTAGTCACACAGTAGAACTTCATCATTTGTTAGTGTGCTGCAAGTTGAGTCATTTTGCAAGTGCCTACACAAAAATGAGTCCAACACTTTTTCCCCCTTATAAGAAACACCATGATCTTGTGGAACTCATTCTATGAGAAACATGAAGTGGTTTAAACAAGTATAGAGTGTTCGTGACTGGAAGCCACGGATTCTCCGCCATTGAAAGAAAGATTCTGGCAAAATTCCAAATAGAGGGGTTGCAGGAGCTTTCGTCACTGTAGGAAAATCACGAAGttcaccataaaaaataatcattttctttGCTTGTTAGTGGAGTGGCTGATCTGGGGACCACAATACCCTATATATACCTCCCATGCACTTTAGCCCTCCccttctctcactctctctGCTATGTACAATTCTACCTTTAACCTGTCTAAACCTTAACATTTCTCAAATGCCGATGAAGCGCCCACGGGTTGGTAGGTCGTCAAGCTTTGACGATGCTAGTTTTCTTAGCCAGGTATCTCCACTGGCTATGGGGTCGCCGGACCTCCGATGGGAGAAGCACAGTGCTATAGCTGTGGAAACTGCTTCAGCTAATGGGGCAAGCGATTCAGCTAAGATTTTGAAGCCTTCAGAGCTGGTGGCAGACCACCAGTCTCAACCAAAGATTCTGACAGTGGCATCTCCAGAGACGGAGAAGGGGGAGTTTGATGAGAGTTTTGAGGGCCCCATTGGTGGATTCCTCCAGAAGTGTTACTATTGCAAGAAGAAGATCCATGAGAATGCTGAAGTTTTTATGTATGGGtatggttcttttttttttttttgtcttttttattgcctagaaaatgaaggaaaagaaaagcaatgTGAAGAAAATGTTAAGATTCTAAAGGCAACTTGCTTTTTAGGGCTAGTTTGAGCGgaatttcttgttttcttgaGTTCTACATGATGGAAATTCTGAGATTcagaattttgatttctttctttttctttcct is part of the Vitis riparia cultivar Riparia Gloire de Montpellier isolate 1030 chromosome 17, EGFV_Vit.rip_1.0, whole genome shotgun sequence genome and harbors:
- the LOC117903943 gene encoding uncharacterized protein LOC117903943 isoform X2, which encodes MPVKRSRVGRSSSFGDAGFLSQVPTPEHRWDKRSATPSNSAKILKPSDVAGDQQARPTILTVASPEMDRGRVDVSSEKPIGAFLEKCYYCNSKIRENVEVFMYGYLHAFCTSDCRDRQIIFDKELEKASAKPIEAMNEHRRVSRMKNQFGFQLEKKAAP
- the LOC117903943 gene encoding FCS-Like Zinc finger 2-like isoform X1, with amino-acid sequence MHFSPPLLSLSLLCTILPLTCLNLNISQMPMKRPRVGRSSSFDDASFLSQVSPLAMGSPDLRWEKHSAIAVETASANGASDSAKILKPSELVADHQSQPKILTVASPETEKGEFDESFEGPIGGFLQKCYYCKKKIHENAEVFMYGYLHAFCTSDCRDRQIIFDKELEKASAKPIEAMNEHRRVSRMKNQFGFQLEKKAAP